The genomic window TGAACCGTTGAGTGAGCTTTCAGGAAAGAAAAGTTCAagttcaaaatcttttaaaaatgatctcaAGATTGTACAGAGTGAACAAATTGTATTTTCAGGAAAGACAAGTTCAagttcaaaatctttcaaaaatgactTCAAGTTTGTACAGAGTGAACAGTTCAGTGAACTTTCAAAAGAGCTAAGTTCAGATTTGAAATCTTCCCCCAAAAACCTCAAGACTATTCAGAGTGAACAATTGAGTGAACTTTCAGGAAAGATAAGTTCAggttcaaaattttcaaaaactgATCTCAGAATTGTGCAGAGTGAACAGATTGAACTATCAGGAAAAATAAGCTCAAGTTCAAAATCTTTCAAGAGTGACCTCAAGATTATGCAAAGTGAACAGTTGGGTgaacttttagaaaagaaaagttcAAGTTCAAAATCTTCCAAAAGTAATCTAAAGATTGTACTGAGTGAACAGTTGGGagaacttttagaaaaaaaaagtttgaaatctTCCAAAAATGACTTCAGAATTGTGCAGAGTGAACAATTGGGTGAGCTTTCAGAAAAGACAAGCTCAGATTCAAAATCTTCTCTCAAAACTGACCTCAAAATTATGCAGAGTGAAGGGTCAGGTGAGCATTCAGAAAAGACAAGTTTAGATTCAAAGCCTTACAAGAGTGATCTTAGTATTGTACAGAGTGAACAGTTGAGTGAACATTTAGGAAAGAAAAGTTCAATTTCAAAACCTCTCAAAACTGACCTCAAGATTGTGCAGAGTGAACAATTGAGTGAGCTTTCAGAAAAGACAAGTTTAGGTTCAAAGACTTACAAAAGTGATCTCAGTAGTATACAGAGTGAACAGTCAAGTGAATATTTAGGAAagaaaagtttaatttcaaaacCTCCCAAAAACGACCTCAAGATTGTGCAGAGCGAATCTTTAGATGAGCTTTCAGAAAAGACAACTTTAGGTTCAAAATCTTCCAAGAGTGACCTCAAGATTGTACAGAGTGAACATGAACAGTCAAGTGAACattcagaaaagaaaagtttaatttcaaaacCTTCCAAGAGTGATCTTAAGATTGTTCAGGGTGAACAGTTAAGTgaacttttagaaaagaaaagttccagttcaaaatctttcaaaaccGACCTCAAGACTGGGCAGAGTGAACAGATGGgtgaatatttagaaaagaaaagtttaatttcaaaacCTTCCAAAACTGACTTCAAGATTGTGCAGGGTGAACTGTTATGTgaacttttagaaaagaaaagttcAAGCTTAAAATCTTCCAAGAGCGATCTCAAAATTGTGCAGAGTGAACAGTTGGGTGaacttttggaaaagaaaagttcCAGTTCAAAATCTTCCAAGAGTGATCTCAAGACTGGACAGGGTGAGCAAGTGGGTgaacttttagaaaagaaaagttcCAGTTCAAAATCTTCCAAGAGTGATCTCAAGACTGGACAGGGTGAACAGGTGGATGAACTTTTAGAAAAGACAAGTTCCAGTTCAAAACCATCCAAAACTGACCTCAAGATTGTGCAGAATGAACAGTTAATTGAGCTTTCAGAAAAGACAACTTCAAGTTTAAAATCTTCCAAAACTGACCTCCAGATTGTAAAGGATGAACAAGTGGGTGAACTTTTAGAAAAGACAAGTTCCAGTTCAAAACCATCCAAAACTGACCTCAAGATTGTGCAGGGTGAACTGCTATGTGAACTTTTAGAAGAGACAAGTTCCAGTTCAGAATCATCCAAAACTGACCTCAAGACTGGGCAGGGTGAACTGCTATGTGAACTTTTAGAAAAGACAAGTTCCAGTTCAAACTCTTCCGCAATTGACCTCAAAATTGGACACAGTGAACAATCGGGAGAACTTTTAGAAGAGAAAAGTTCAAGTTCAGAATCTTCCAAAACTGACCTCAAGACTGGGCAGGGTGAACTGCTATGTgaacttttagaaaagaaaagttcAAGTTCAAAATCTTCTGAAACTGACCTCAAGACTGGGCAGGGTGAACTGCTATGTGAACTTTTAGAAAAGACAAGTTCCAGTTCAAACTCTTCTGAAACTGACCTCAAAATTGGACAGAGTGAACAATTGGGAGAACTTTTAGAAGAGAAAAGTTCCAGTTCAAAATCTTCCAAGAGTGATCTCAAGACTGGACAGGGTGAACAAGTGGGTgaacttttagaaaagaaaagttcCAGTTCAAAATCTTCCAAAACTGACCTCAAGACCGGGCAGGGTGAACAAGTGGGTgaacttttagaaaagaaaagttcCAGTTCAGAATCTTCCAAAACTGACCTCAAGACCGGGCAGGGTGAACAAGTGGGTgaacttttagaaaagaaaagttcAAGTTCAAAATCTTCCAAGAGTGATCTCAAGACCGGACAGGGTGAACAAGTGGGTgaacttttagaaaagaaaagttcAAGTTCAAAATCTTCCAAGAGTGACCTCAAGACCGGGCAGGGTGAACAAGTGGGTgaacttttagaaaagaaaagttcAAGTTCAAAATCTTCCAAGAGTGATCTCAAGACCGGACAGGGTGAACAAGTGGGTgaacttttagaaaagaaaagttcaaatTCAAAATCTTCCAAGAGTGATCTCAAGACCGGACAGGGTGAACAAGTGGGTgaacttttagaaaagaaaagttcCAGTTCAAAATCTTCCAAGAGTGATCTCAAGACCGGACAGGGTGAACAAGTGGGTgaacttttagaaaagaaaagttcCAGTTCAAAATCTTCCAAGAGTGATCTCAAGACCGGGCAGGGTGAACAAGTGGGTgaacttttagaaaagaaaagttcCAGTTCAAAACCTTCCAAGAGTGACCTCAAGACCGGACAGGGTGAACAAGTGGGTgaacttttagaaaagaaaagttcCAGTTCAAAATCTTCCAAGAGTGATCTCAAGACCGGACAGGGTGAACAAGTGGGTgaacttttagaaaagaaaagttcCAGTTCAAAATCTTCCAAGAGTGATCTCAAGACCGGACAGGGTGAACAGTTGTGTgaacttttagaaaagaaaagttcCAGTTCAAAATCTTCCAAAACTGACCTCAAGACTGGGCAGGGTGAACTGCTATGTgaacttttagaaaagaaaagttcAAGTTCAAAATCTTCCAAGAGTGATCTCAAGACTGGACAGAGTGAACTGTTGTGTgaacttttagaaaagaaaagttcCAGTTCAAAATCTTCCAAAACTGACCTCAAGACTGGGCAGGGTGAACTGCTATGTgaacttttagaaaagaaaagttcAAGTTCAAAATCTTCCAAGAGTGATCTCAAGACCGGACAGGATGAACAGTTGTGTgaacttttagaaaagaaaagttcCAGTTCAAAATCTTCCAAAACTGACCTCAAGACTGGGCCCAGTGAACTGCTATGTgaacttttagaaaagaaaagttcCAGTTCAAAATCTTCCAAGAGTGATCTCAAGACTGGACAGGGTGAACAGTTGTGTgaacttttagaaaagaaaagttcCAGTTCAAAGTCATCCAAAACTGACCCCCAGATTGTTCAGGGTGAACAATTGTGTgaacttttagaaaagaaaagttcAAGTTCAAAATCTTCCAAAACTGACCTCAAGACTGGGCAGGATGAACATGTGAGTgaacttttagaaaagaaaagttcaaatTCAAAATCTTCCAAGAGTGATCTCAAGATTGTGCAGAATGAACAATTGTGTgaacttttagaaaagaaaagttcCAGTTCAAAATCTTCCAAGAGTGACCTCAAGATTGCACAGGGTGAACAGTTGAGTgaacttttagaaaagaaaagttcaaatTCAAAATCTTCTAAGAATGACCTCAAGATTGTGCAGGGTCAACAATTGTGTGAACTTTTAGAAAATCAAAGTTCAAGTTCAAAATCTTCCAAGAATGACCTCAAGACTGAGCATTCAGTAAAGACAAGTTCAAGTTCAGAGTCTATTAAAAAAGGCATCAAGAGTGTTCTGAGTCAGCAGTTAGATGAATTTTCAGGAAAGACAAGTTCAAGTTCAAAATCTTCTTTGGAAAATGATCTCAAAATCCTGCATAATGAGCAGAATGATCTTTCCCTAAGGAAAATTTTGAGTTTAAATtccttttcaaaagaaatattgaaggATGATCCAATGGAAATATCTTCTGGAAGTCAAATAGAAGAAATAACAGAGAAAGTGGAAAAATTCTATATTCCTCTGACATATGAGGAACCCGAAGAGCAGCTAAGTATACTAGAGGAAGATTTCTCAAATGGAAGGAAACATAGTTTCAAAAAGAAGCACCCAGaagaatattttcagaaaaattcaGAAGAAGTAATACGCAGTTTCTCAGTTTTAAGTATAGCAGAAAGTTTTGAAAGCCCAGAGAATGTGGCATTCATAGAACAAATTTCCTCTGAACCAAACATCACAGAACTGGACTTAGAGCATGGTATGCCATTGATGGACTTTCCAAATTCACTAACAGTTTGGGACAGTGGTTTAGCTTCAACAAGTGAAGACTCTAATGAAAAACTTTCAGGAGTAGATGGGTCGAAGCCTAAATCTTTTGTGAGGCACATATTTTTACATGCATTTCCTTCAGATTCTTTAGAGTCTGGCATAGTCAGTGTTATAGAATTAGATAAAGGAGACTATCAAAATCCCTGGCTAGATACTGAGACCAATCTGTCTGAAGAAAAACCTACAATGATGGAAGAAGACTGGAACTTACCACTGAAGAATTCAAAAAACCAGTTCCTACAGGATAAAGACAATTTACCTCAGACAGAGaaattatatagagaaaagaattttgaagaaaaagatcTCAATTCTGTTTTGGAAAGTGCAAGTAATTACATCATGCATAAACTTAGTGACTCAGATAGAAGCCGTTTAAAATCTTTTGCAACCAAtgtctttaaaaatctttccacAGAGAACATTCCAGAgccaaagataggaaaaaaaagacaaaactattTTGTTCCAGATGGTGAAAATGACTTGGAGGAATTAGATGCTAATTCAATAAAGAGCATGGGTAAATCAGATGATTTAAATGCAAAACATGCTGCAACCCCTAAGCGTAGCAGTTTTGAAGAGTTTTTATCAGGCTCAGAAGCAGGCCATCTAAGTTCTGATTTAGGCAAACACATTCAGAGTTTTCTTGTAGAAAACCTTTCAGAATCGGGAAAATTCCCCAAGGGGGATTTACCAAAACTCTTTGAGAAACTTTATTtggtaaacaataaaaaaaaatcaccaacttCTATGAAAACTGAACAGCTTcctaaaggacaaaataatttaaaagattttccaGACACTTCCCCAAAAAGCCCGCCTCCTGTGAATAATTCAAATCGCCCTCTATCTGGTGACAAACATTTAGAAATAAGATTAAGAGCTCTTTTAAGTGAAATCCTTGAACAATATATACTAAGTAACTATGCAGAAACCAAATTAACCAGTGAAAGAGAGTCGGACACAAAAGACCCAAACTTGCCTCCACATAGAACTAAAACTGTCCCACCATTTTCATATGAAGTAAGACATGATTATCCAGAAAGGAGTTTTTCTGGAGAGAGTGACATAAACAGAGATCTAACTCAATCCATACAAGATCTTTTATTAGTTATCTCAGAAAATGAGCTATTAAATCTAAAATCTGATTTAAGCAAACATCTTCAAAGCCTTTTCATAGAAAGACTTTCAAATATGGGATTAATCACAGAAAGAGAATTTCATGCTCTCAATGAAAACCTGTCTTTGATTAATTCTAGTGATAgaccattaaaatttttaaactcaGATCTGAGAGGCCTGAATCAATTTCTGGAAAAGCCTTCTgaaaagcaaaattacaaaacttttCCAAGAAATATGTCACAAGATGATGAAAAGATTTCAAATATAGAACTAGCCAGAAAGTTGGAAAGGGAATATATTACATTGCATAATATTAAAAGAAGGTCAGTGTTGAGAGATGATGAAAGGCAATACCCTA from Sminthopsis crassicaudata isolate SCR6 chromosome 3, ASM4859323v1, whole genome shotgun sequence includes these protein-coding regions:
- the C2CD6 gene encoding cation channel sperm-associated targeting subunit tau isoform X3, whose product is MEPSQTEKKASDLSESQRNKVHSLFKVPFLHKSETGADENDESRTVDTTSQASSLRQTPSSRNESSRDGSKSGTGRKLLNVGCLAVHIKKCRHFSPRINLQYYTNLFIRITINKIMKCTKAHSVNFKNNEKKPAVKFDEVKYFSVQVPRRQDDERNMIYLELMEFDDLEAYPVLLGSFSLHLYEIIQKGCFTEEFYMKIRNLVVCKVEVEFMFSYGNFGYGFSHQLKPLQKLIQPSMFMHIPPPVERTDPLTNVITPQPIEYPAFLSPDLNVTVGTQQKQTNASSPVRLEKLQQQPRDRLDRMKKEYRNLKTWEEKSKYLDQILRMKTETKESPDPKDTEEKDDLQEMDENPLPENVFQTPADSLFKKQEAEPLSSELPVNTPEVKSPPLVEKEAEPSDSSLIIQEDAEIKNESLPLEESTPLTPVSLKEKDISVESIDRRDDELVLENIEPEEEMEEKEISASASLDVEPKQSQTDSEKTDSIQSETKLKSIILSPDRKKKSIDESGADSMRQESKRSSELLQDLEEDIESVMKMSLPRHVSFNISDEGVELPSKTDDVLKIEEHISLDRDKDKIEKKEKNKEGVDEKTETENIETDEENEIIIRNTYMEDLEDFTFIPARPESIPIFQGYNKPILIHKGKFEPFLRNITEIPINEDHKRIQNEPVCTVVKKNTSSAEIIEHEDQDPPYAPTSSSITVNSENSSWDSTPDIFTIKSFDTEEIERRLSSISLESFEGETAFTVDIDLVGKEQENLLSELLELNPSLEKLEKTVVLKSILNDDLKDLSDELFSKQGILREIEAEKKSQSLLTLDDKTLGSLETVFENAQNEIKIVHSEQLELSGKKSSKSSKKDLKIMQSEQLGELLEKRSSSSKSSKNDLKIVQSEQLSELSRKRGSSSKSSFKNGIKNVNSEPLSELSGKKSSSSKSFKNDLKIVQSEQIVFSGKTSSSSKSFKNDFKFVQSEQFSELSKELSSDLKSSPKNLKTIQSEQLSELSGKISSGSKFSKTDLRIVQSEQIELSGKISSSSKSFKSDLKIMQSEQLGELLEKKSSSSKSSKSNLKIVLSEQLGELLEKKSLKSSKNDFRIVQSEQLGELSEKTSSDSKSSLKTDLKIMQSEGSGEHSEKTSLDSKPYKSDLSIVQSEQLSEHLGKKSSISKPLKTDLKIVQSEQLSELSEKTSLGSKTYKSDLSSIQSEQSSEYLGKKSLISKPPKNDLKIVQSESLDELSEKTTLGSKSSKSDLKIVQSEHEQSSEHSEKKSLISKPSKSDLKIVQGEQLSELLEKKSSSSKSFKTDLKTGQSEQMGEYLEKKSLISKPSKTDFKIVQGELLCELLEKKSSSLKSSKSDLKIVQSEQLGELLEKKSSSSKSSKSDLKTGQGEQVGELLEKKSSSSKSSKSDLKTGQGEQVDELLEKTSSSSKPSKTDLKIVQNEQLIELSEKTTSSLKSSKTDLQIVKDEQVGELLEKTSSSSKPSKTDLKIVQGELLCELLEETSSSSESSKTDLKTGQGELLCELLEKTSSSSNSSAIDLKIGHSEQSGELLEEKSSSSESSKTDLKTGQGELLCELLEKKSSSSKSSETDLKTGQGELLCELLEKTSSSSNSSETDLKIGQSEQLGELLEEKSSSSKSSKSDLKTGQGEQVGELLEKKSSSSKSSKTDLKTGQGEQVGELLEKKSSSSESSKTDLKTGQGEQVGELLEKKSSSSKSSKSDLKTGQGEQVGELLEKKSSSSKSSKSDLKTGQGEQVGELLEKKSSSSKSSKSDLKTGQGEQVGELLEKKSSNSKSSKSDLKTGQGEQVGELLEKKSSSSKSSKSDLKTGQGEQVGELLEKKSSSSKSSKSDLKTGQGEQVGELLEKKSSSSKPSKSDLKTGQGEQVGELLEKKSSSSKSSKSDLKTGQGEQVGELLEKKSSSSKSSKSDLKTGQGEQLCELLEKKSSSSKSSKTDLKTGQGELLCELLEKKSSSSKSSKSDLKTGQSELLCELLEKKSSSSKSSKTDLKTGQGELLCELLEKKSSSSKSSKSDLKTGQDEQLCELLEKKSSSSKSSKTDLKTGPSELLCELLEKKSSSSKSSKSDLKTGQGEQLCELLEKKSSSSKSSKTDPQIVQGEQLCELLEKKSSSSKSSKTDLKTGQDEHVSELLEKKSSNSKSSKSDLKIVQNEQLCELLEKKSSSSKSSKSDLKIAQGEQLSELLEKKSSNSKSSKNDLKIVQGQQLCELLENQSSSSKSSKNDLKTEHSVKTSSSSESIKKGIKSVLSQQLDEFSGKTSSSSKSSLENDLKILHNEQNDLSLRKILSLNSFSKEILKDDPMEISSGSQIEEITEKVEKFYIPLTYEEPEEQLSILEEDFSNGRKHSFKKKHPEEYFQKNSEEVIRSFSVLSIAESFESPENVAFIEQISSEPNITELDLEHGMPLMDFPNSLTVWDSGLASTSEDSNEKLSGVDGSKPKSFVRHIFLHAFPSDSLESGIVSVIELDKGDYQNPWLDTETNLSEEKPTMMEEDWNLPLKNSKNQFLQDKDNLPQTEKLYREKNFEEKDLNSVLESASNYIMHKLSDSDRSRLKSFATNVFKNLSTENIPEPKIGKKRQNYFVPDGENDLEELDANSIKSMGKSDDLNAKHAATPKRSSFEEFLSGSEAGHLSSDLGKHIQSFLVENLSESGKFPKGDLPKLFEKLYLVNNKKKSPTSMKTEQLPKGQNNLKDFPDTSPKSPPPVNNSNRPLSGDKHLEIRLRALLSEILEQYILSNYAETKLTSERESDTKDPNLPPHRTKTVPPFSYEVRHDYPERSFSGESDINRDLTQSIQDLLLVISENELLNLKSDLSKHLQSLFIERLSNMGLITEREFHALNENLSLINSSDRPLKFLNSDLRGLNQFLEKPSEKQNYKTFPRNMSQDDEKISNIELARKLEREYITLHNIKRRSVLRDDERQYPRERVGKQGLTGVKASRKSSQEFLLNTSERITKLVLRREQKDYNVMQLPQVEKTGFEEDFQDLHGWYNRPKTNHSKATLKIKPLEKKEHYNIYKVTVKEKPEPVIPGVQNSEVQPEIKEYLYKYKLPSSGNSYAYLNSEDEEESNLKDYCYGKSKENNKKKPLLTVTQFQKELQAVYVKTKETTTEKCSPTPQSFDHSRIVELNNLKSSIFPEVLKTESLKPKNRREREYVEKQKRPLYRTAKILAASQPTTRLLLRKSPQRTLLFPWTGKRNIHDSSENKKEDIHLTSFKHLEKAKARVRFDLGKSPEDNQYTLKNLARPNTAPEFNKRLKENFGKFTSPRVVSAGLFHLNVTNPSLEEYNQKKDLKDLEKCSIICDILQLLNSSYVKRKYEDDY
- the C2CD6 gene encoding cation channel sperm-associated targeting subunit tau isoform X4, coding for MEPSQTEKKASDLSESQRNKVHSLFKVPFLHKSETGADENDESRTVDTTSQASSLRQTPSSRNESSRDGSKSGTGRKLLNVGCLAVHIKKCRHFSPRINLQYYTNLFIRITINKIMKCTKAHSVNFKNNEKKPAVKFDEVKYFSVQVPRRQDDERNMIYLELMEFDDLEAYPVLLGSFSLHLYEIIQKGCFTEEFYMKIRNLVVCKVEVEFMFSYGNFGYGFSHQLKPLQKLIQPSMFMHIPPPVERTDPLTNVITPQPIEYPAFLSPDLNVTVGTQQKQTNASSPVRLEKLQQQPRDRLDRMKKEYRNLKTWEEKSKYLDQILRMKTETKESPDPKDTEEKDDLQEMDENPLPENVFQTPDSLFKKQEAEPLSSELPVNTPEVKSPPLVEKEAEPSDSSLIIQEDAEIKNESLPLEESTPLTPVSLKEKDISVESIDRRDDELVLENIEPEEEMEEKEISASASLDVEPKQSQTDSEKTDSIQSETKLKSIILSPDRKKKSIDESGADSMRQESKRSSELLQDLEEDIESVMKMSLPRHVSFNISDEGVELPSKTDDVLKIEEHISLDRDKDKIEKKEKNKEGVDEKTETENIETDEENEIIIRNTYMEDLEDFTFIPARPESIPIFQGYNKPILIHKGKFEPFLRNITEIPINEDHKRIQNEPVCTVVKKNTSSAEIIEHEDQDPPYAPTSSSITVNSENSSWDSTPDIFTIKSFDTEEIERRLSSISLESFEGETAFTVDIDLVGKEQENLLSELLELNPSLEKLEKTVVLKSILNDDLKDLSDELFSKQGILREIEAEKKSQSLLTLDDKTLGSLETVFENAQNEIKIVHSEQLELSGKKSSKSSKKDLKIMQSEQLGELLEKRSSSSKSSKNDLKIVQSEQLSELSRKRGSSSKSSFKNGIKNVNSEPLSELSGKKSSSSKSFKNDLKIVQSEQIVFSGKTSSSSKSFKNDFKFVQSEQFSELSKELSSDLKSSPKNLKTIQSEQLSELSGKISSGSKFSKTDLRIVQSEQIELSGKISSSSKSFKSDLKIMQSEQLGELLEKKSSSSKSSKSNLKIVLSEQLGELLEKKSLKSSKNDFRIVQSEQLGELSEKTSSDSKSSLKTDLKIMQSEGSGEHSEKTSLDSKPYKSDLSIVQSEQLSEHLGKKSSISKPLKTDLKIVQSEQLSELSEKTSLGSKTYKSDLSSIQSEQSSEYLGKKSLISKPPKNDLKIVQSESLDELSEKTTLGSKSSKSDLKIVQSEHEQSSEHSEKKSLISKPSKSDLKIVQGEQLSELLEKKSSSSKSFKTDLKTGQSEQMGEYLEKKSLISKPSKTDFKIVQGELLCELLEKKSSSLKSSKSDLKIVQSEQLGELLEKKSSSSKSSKSDLKTGQGEQVGELLEKKSSSSKSSKSDLKTGQGEQVDELLEKTSSSSKPSKTDLKIVQNEQLIELSEKTTSSLKSSKTDLQIVKDEQVGELLEKTSSSSKPSKTDLKIVQGELLCELLEETSSSSESSKTDLKTGQGELLCELLEKTSSSSNSSAIDLKIGHSEQSGELLEEKSSSSESSKTDLKTGQGELLCELLEKKSSSSKSSETDLKTGQGELLCELLEKTSSSSNSSETDLKIGQSEQLGELLEEKSSSSKSSKSDLKTGQGEQVGELLEKKSSSSKSSKTDLKTGQGEQVGELLEKKSSSSESSKTDLKTGQGEQVGELLEKKSSSSKSSKSDLKTGQGEQVGELLEKKSSSSKSSKSDLKTGQGEQVGELLEKKSSSSKSSKSDLKTGQGEQVGELLEKKSSNSKSSKSDLKTGQGEQVGELLEKKSSSSKSSKSDLKTGQGEQVGELLEKKSSSSKSSKSDLKTGQGEQVGELLEKKSSSSKPSKSDLKTGQGEQVGELLEKKSSSSKSSKSDLKTGQGEQVGELLEKKSSSSKSSKSDLKTGQGEQLCELLEKKSSSSKSSKTDLKTGQGELLCELLEKKSSSSKSSKSDLKTGQSELLCELLEKKSSSSKSSKTDLKTGQGELLCELLEKKSSSSKSSKSDLKTGQDEQLCELLEKKSSSSKSSKTDLKTGPSELLCELLEKKSSSSKSSKSDLKTGQGEQLCELLEKKSSSSKSSKTDPQIVQGEQLCELLEKKSSSSKSSKTDLKTGQDEHVSELLEKKSSNSKSSKSDLKIVQNEQLCELLEKKSSSSKSSKSDLKIAQGEQLSELLEKKSSNSKSSKNDLKIVQGQQLCELLENQSSSSKSSKNDLKTEHSVKTSSSSESIKKGIKSVLSQQLDEFSGKTSSSSKSSLENDLKILHNEQNDLSLRKILSLNSFSKEILKDDPMEISSGSQIEEITEKVEKFYIPLTYEEPEEQLSILEEDFSNGRKHSFKKKHPEEYFQKNSEEVIRSFSVLSIAESFESPENVAFIEQISSEPNITELDLEHGMPLMDFPNSLTVWDSGLASTSEDSNEKLSGVDGSKPKSFVRHIFLHAFPSDSLESGIVSVIELDKGDYQNPWLDTETNLSEEKPTMMEEDWNLPLKNSKNQFLQDKDNLPQTEKLYREKNFEEKDLNSVLESASNYIMHKLSDSDRSRLKSFATNVFKNLSTENIPEPKIGKKRQNYFVPDGENDLEELDANSIKSMGKSDDLNAKHAATPKRSSFEEFLSGSEAGHLSSDLGKHIQSFLVENLSESGKFPKGDLPKLFEKLYLVNNKKKSPTSMKTEQLPKGQNNLKDFPDTSPKSPPPVNNSNRPLSGDKHLEIRLRALLSEILEQYILSNYAETKLTSERESDTKDPNLPPHRTKTVPPFSYEVRHDYPERSFSGESDINRDLTQSIQDLLLVISENELLNLKSDLSKHLQSLFIERLSNMGLITEREFHALNENLSLINSSDRPLKFLNSDLRGLNQFLEKPSEKQNYKTFPRNMSQDDEKISNIELARKLEREYITLHNIKRRSVLRDDERQYPRERVGKQGLTGVKASRKSSQEFLLNTSERITKLVLRREQKDYNVMQLPQVEKTGFEEDFQDLHGWYNRPKTNHSKATLKIKPLEKKEHYNIYKVTVKEKPEPVIPGVQNSEVQPEIKEYLYKYKLPSSGNSYAYLNSEDEEESNLKDYCYGKSKENNKKKPLLTVTQFQKELQAVYVKTKETTTEKCSPTPQSFDHSRIVELNNLKSSIFPEVLKTESLKPKNRREREYVEKQKRPLYRTAKILAASQPTTRLLLRKSPQRTLLFPWTGKRNIHDSSENKKEDIHLTSFKHLEKAKARVRFDLGKSPEDNQYTLKNLARPNTAPEFNKRLKENFGKFTSPRVVSAGLFHLNVTNPSLEEYNQKKDLKDLEKCSIICDILQLLNSSYVKRKYEDDY